From Aquabacter sp. L1I39, the proteins below share one genomic window:
- a CDS encoding HlyD family secretion protein, which translates to MSGRQANGRRTAGCGIKAPARGRLSRGLAFGAALTVSASLGFLPPAQAQEKTTSPATAPVTARAIFLPDAPLRDLVRPIFPVDSGLVDEIRVEMDELVKKGQVLLTLRSPEVERKIAAARATLAQREAYLQTLTKAVDELDSAVRKAEATRRTQVEEALAILRKQKEEFAAFVEARNKLLAKGHETNLSNYEFRTRYDQMILDINRLQVDLAESQMKTADTREGQVLDLIRARDQVDQEATRLATLERQYEEMKDVRAPRDGQVNSLYISIGAAVTPRDVLLTLSNTAPTLNVYALVDAQDAPLVRTGMTAEVVPAHAHLPAPLRAKVTQISATPLARKEIETLLFDADLTAYLSGGRAVYLVVLRPEPPVAAGASDAIASGVVARVTFPPR; encoded by the coding sequence ATGAGCGGCAGACAGGCGAATGGCCGGCGGACGGCCGGTTGTGGGATCAAGGCACCGGCGCGCGGGCGCCTCTCCCGGGGGCTCGCCTTTGGCGCGGCACTGACGGTGTCCGCCAGCCTTGGCTTCCTGCCCCCTGCCCAGGCGCAGGAAAAGACCACCTCCCCCGCAACAGCGCCCGTCACCGCCCGCGCCATCTTCCTGCCCGATGCTCCGCTGCGCGATCTGGTGCGCCCCATCTTCCCCGTCGATAGCGGGCTGGTGGACGAGATCCGCGTGGAGATGGACGAGCTGGTGAAGAAGGGGCAGGTGCTCCTGACCCTTCGCTCGCCCGAGGTGGAGCGCAAGATCGCCGCGGCCCGCGCGACGCTGGCCCAGCGGGAGGCCTATCTCCAGACCCTCACCAAGGCGGTGGACGAGCTGGACAGCGCCGTGCGGAAGGCGGAAGCCACCCGCCGCACCCAGGTTGAGGAGGCGCTCGCCATCCTGCGCAAGCAGAAGGAGGAGTTCGCCGCCTTCGTCGAAGCCCGCAACAAGCTGCTGGCCAAGGGCCACGAGACCAATCTCTCCAATTACGAGTTCCGCACCCGCTACGACCAGATGATCCTGGACATCAACCGCCTCCAGGTGGATCTGGCGGAAAGCCAGATGAAGACGGCGGATACCCGCGAGGGCCAGGTGCTGGACCTGATCCGCGCGCGCGACCAGGTGGACCAGGAAGCCACCCGGCTTGCCACGCTGGAGCGGCAGTATGAGGAGATGAAGGACGTTCGTGCCCCGCGCGACGGGCAGGTCAATTCCCTCTATATCTCCATCGGCGCCGCCGTCACCCCCCGCGACGTGCTGTTGACCCTCTCCAATACGGCGCCGACGCTGAACGTCTATGCCCTGGTGGACGCGCAGGACGCGCCCCTCGTGCGCACGGGCATGACCGCCGAGGTAGTCCCCGCCCATGCCCATTTGCCCGCGCCGCTCCGGGCGAAGGTGACCCAGATCTCGGCGACGCCGCTCGCCCGCAAGGAGATCGAGACCCTCCTGTTTGACGCCGACCTCACCGCCTATCTGAGCGGCGGCCGGGCGGTCTATCTGGTGGTGCTGCGGCCTGAGCCGCCCGTTGCCGCCGGCGCAAGCGATGCCATTGCCTCCGGTGTGGTGGCGCGGGTGACTTTCCCACCCCGGTGA
- a CDS encoding acyltransferase family protein, whose product MIKDYGETRFITGLRAFAALAVVLLHAGGAGLKELGPAGATWVEMAGRGGVYVFFVISGFSVSASYLAAPSYGDYLARRFWRIAPLYYAWIAIVAAGLVPPSGWAAVFHAPADLYNVLMHVSFLSFLDYRIANSLIEAEWSLPIEMAYYLVLPLVLVWARTLLRVALVVATGFAIYRLGLSHLNWLPVPRDYAGLAFIWSPIPYAFCFALGLAAFRLREVLKAPGWAGDGALLGGLAAMVGVAFIPGVQVGALKAEFLAFSLAAFAMVALGSRRAPLMNALLGNPVSQYLGLISFSIYLGHPAVLGVLGGAGLLPAAPLPKAVLVIAATVALASATFFLVEQPGQRMGRRLLPRRVRVQPAE is encoded by the coding sequence ATGATCAAGGATTACGGAGAGACCCGTTTCATCACGGGTCTGCGGGCCTTCGCGGCCCTGGCCGTGGTGCTGCTCCATGCGGGCGGCGCCGGGCTGAAGGAGTTGGGGCCAGCGGGTGCCACATGGGTGGAGATGGCGGGACGCGGGGGCGTCTATGTCTTCTTCGTCATTTCCGGCTTCAGCGTCAGCGCCTCCTATCTGGCGGCGCCCTCCTATGGCGATTATCTCGCCCGGCGCTTCTGGCGCATCGCCCCACTTTATTACGCCTGGATCGCCATCGTCGCGGCGGGGCTCGTGCCGCCTTCCGGATGGGCGGCGGTGTTTCATGCCCCTGCAGATCTCTACAACGTGCTCATGCATGTGAGCTTCCTGAGCTTCCTGGATTATCGCATCGCCAATTCGCTCATCGAGGCGGAATGGTCGCTGCCCATCGAGATGGCCTATTATCTCGTGCTGCCCCTGGTGCTCGTCTGGGCGCGGACGCTCCTGCGGGTGGCGCTGGTGGTGGCAACGGGGTTTGCCATTTATCGGCTGGGCCTGTCGCACCTGAACTGGCTGCCCGTGCCGCGGGACTATGCGGGCCTTGCCTTCATCTGGAGCCCCATCCCCTATGCCTTCTGCTTCGCGCTGGGCCTGGCGGCCTTCCGCCTGCGGGAGGTGCTGAAGGCGCCGGGCTGGGCGGGGGATGGAGCGTTGCTTGGCGGCCTCGCGGCCATGGTCGGCGTGGCCTTCATTCCCGGCGTGCAGGTGGGCGCGCTGAAGGCGGAGTTCCTGGCCTTTTCGCTGGCCGCCTTTGCGATGGTCGCTCTGGGCAGCCGGCGGGCGCCGCTGATGAACGCGCTCTTGGGAAATCCCGTCTCCCAGTATCTGGGGCTGATCAGCTTCTCCATCTATCTCGGCCACCCGGCGGTGCTCGGTGTCCTGGGTGGGGCAGGTCTGCTGCCGGCGGCGCCCTTGCCCAAGGCGGTCCTCGTTATCGCCGCCACTGTGGCGCTGGCCAGTGCCACCTTTTTCCTGGTGGAGCAGCCGGGCCAGCGGATGGGCCGGCGCCTCCTGCCGCGCCGGGTGCGCGTCCAGCCGGCGGAATAG
- the mnmE gene encoding tRNA uridine-5-carboxymethylaminomethyl(34) synthesis GTPase MnmE: MSRSSDTIFALSSGRLPSGVAVVRVSGPAALSAPQTLLGSVPPPRMARYGVLRDPADGSVLDRGLVLVFPGPASSTGEDTAEFHLHGGRAVVARFLETLGRLDGFRPAEAGEFTRRAHANGKMDLAEAEGLSDLIAAETDAQRRQALAQAGGLLSRAVEGWRGRLIRALALVEASVDFTDEGDVPEDLAGPAVREAAALRAELALALADAGRGERVRDGLVVAIAGPPNAGKSTLLNRLAGREAAIVSPVPGTTRDAIEVHLDLAGQAVTLVDTAGIRETQDAVEAEGVRRARARAGSADLVLWLSADGEEPPEGLSGALRVRTKADLLPGRTVGQALAISATTGQGIEDLVADIAERASVLAGGEPALLVRARQVAGVRAALEHLDRALLWGGQGASEEILAEELRLAARALDSVVGRVDVEDVLDALFRTFCIGK; the protein is encoded by the coding sequence ATGTCACGGTCATCGGACACCATCTTCGCCCTGTCCAGCGGTCGTTTGCCGAGCGGGGTGGCGGTGGTGCGTGTCAGTGGGCCGGCGGCCTTGTCCGCGCCGCAGACGCTGCTGGGATCCGTGCCCCCGCCGCGCATGGCCCGCTATGGAGTGCTGCGCGATCCCGCCGACGGGAGCGTGCTGGACCGGGGGCTGGTCCTGGTGTTTCCCGGTCCCGCCAGCTCGACGGGGGAGGACACGGCGGAATTCCATCTCCATGGCGGCCGCGCCGTGGTGGCCCGCTTCCTGGAAACCCTCGGGCGCCTCGACGGGTTCCGACCGGCGGAGGCCGGCGAGTTCACCCGGCGCGCCCATGCCAATGGCAAGATGGATCTGGCGGAGGCCGAGGGCCTCTCCGATCTCATCGCCGCCGAGACGGACGCCCAGCGCCGGCAGGCGCTCGCCCAGGCGGGCGGTCTGCTCTCGCGCGCGGTGGAGGGCTGGCGGGGGCGGTTGATCCGGGCGCTGGCGCTGGTGGAGGCGAGCGTCGATTTCACCGACGAAGGGGACGTGCCGGAGGATCTGGCCGGGCCCGCCGTGCGCGAGGCGGCCGCGCTGCGCGCCGAATTGGCCTTGGCGCTCGCCGATGCGGGTCGGGGCGAGCGGGTGCGGGATGGGTTGGTGGTGGCCATTGCCGGTCCGCCCAATGCGGGCAAGTCGACCCTGCTGAACCGGCTCGCGGGGCGCGAGGCCGCCATTGTCTCCCCCGTGCCGGGGACCACGCGCGATGCCATCGAGGTGCATCTGGATCTCGCCGGGCAGGCCGTGACGCTGGTGGACACCGCCGGCATCCGGGAGACGCAGGATGCGGTGGAAGCCGAAGGCGTCCGCCGCGCCCGCGCCCGGGCGGGCAGCGCGGACCTGGTGCTGTGGCTCTCGGCCGATGGCGAAGAGCCGCCGGAGGGCCTTTCCGGGGCGCTCCGGGTGCGCACCAAGGCGGACCTTCTGCCCGGGCGGACCGTGGGGCAGGCGCTCGCCATCTCCGCCACAACGGGGCAGGGGATCGAAGATCTAGTGGCTGATATCGCGGAGCGGGCATCTGTATTGGCCGGTGGCGAGCCGGCGCTTCTGGTGCGGGCGCGGCAGGTGGCGGGGGTCCGCGCCGCGCTGGAACATCTGGATCGGGCTTTGCTGTGGGGCGGGCAGGGGGCGTCTGAGGAAATCCTGGCCGAGGAATTGCGGCTCGCGGCGCGTGCCCTGGATAGCGTGGTGGGGCGGGTGGATGTGGAGGATGTGCTGGATGCGCTGTTCCGCACCTTCTGCATCGGGAAATGA
- a CDS encoding thioredoxin domain-containing protein: MSENRLAAETSPYLLQHKDNPVHWWAWGPEAFAEAKRTGKPVLLSVGYAACHWCHVMAHESFEDEGVAAVMNRLFVNIKVDREERPDVDQIYMSALHQLGEQGGWPLTMFLDGEGAPFWGGTYFPKTAKYGRPGFTDVLTQVAQVYAESPDKVQHNRDAILGRLEASARPKEAVTIGLKDLDKAASQIADLFDRAHGGLRGAPKFPQCGLMELLWRAGDRTGTERLKAVAAFTLNRMCEGGIYDHLGGGFARYAVDEAWLVPHFEKMLYDNAQLLELLALAYQETGDPLFRTRATETVGWLRREMTTAEGAFSASLDADSEGHEGKFYVWTAGEIRQVLGAEDAEYFAGFYDVTPGGNWEGTTILNRTRVGDVEAEDEARLAPLREKLLAARAHRVRPGLDDKVLADWNGLMIAALARAGALLGEADWVAMAERAFDAVCRLMGRANGGLRLGHSWREGKLVGPGLATDLAAMARAGIALHEATGRPEPLATATALMEALEGHHLDSATGTYFLTADDAEGLILRPSSSHDEAMPNHNGVAADALVRLAALTGSEDLRERADRILIALSGAAAANPLAHGALLNALDTRLRLMEVVAVGEARDDFAHAALGQSFLDRVVMRLADGASAPANSLARAQAEAVPASGAAFVCAEGRCSLPVTDPDALPAAMAAARVKTARSGAR, encoded by the coding sequence ATGAGCGAAAACCGCCTGGCCGCCGAAACCAGTCCCTACCTTCTCCAACACAAGGACAATCCCGTCCACTGGTGGGCCTGGGGTCCGGAGGCTTTCGCCGAGGCCAAGCGCACCGGCAAGCCGGTCCTGCTGTCGGTGGGCTATGCCGCCTGCCACTGGTGCCATGTGATGGCCCATGAGAGCTTCGAGGATGAGGGCGTCGCAGCGGTCATGAACCGCCTGTTCGTGAACATCAAGGTGGATCGGGAAGAGCGCCCGGACGTGGACCAGATCTATATGTCCGCGCTCCACCAATTGGGCGAGCAGGGCGGCTGGCCGCTGACCATGTTCCTGGATGGCGAGGGCGCCCCCTTCTGGGGTGGCACCTATTTCCCCAAGACCGCCAAATATGGCCGCCCCGGCTTCACCGATGTGCTCACCCAGGTGGCGCAGGTCTATGCCGAGAGCCCCGACAAGGTGCAGCACAATCGCGACGCCATTCTCGGCCGCCTGGAGGCCTCCGCCCGCCCCAAAGAGGCGGTGACCATCGGCCTGAAGGACCTGGACAAGGCCGCCAGCCAGATCGCCGACCTGTTCGACCGGGCCCATGGCGGCCTGCGCGGCGCGCCCAAATTCCCCCAATGCGGGCTCATGGAATTGCTGTGGCGGGCGGGCGACCGAACCGGCACGGAACGCCTGAAGGCGGTGGCCGCCTTCACCCTCAATCGCATGTGCGAGGGCGGCATCTATGATCATCTGGGCGGCGGCTTTGCCCGCTATGCGGTGGATGAGGCCTGGCTGGTCCCTCATTTCGAGAAGATGCTCTACGACAATGCCCAGCTCCTGGAGCTGCTGGCCTTGGCCTATCAGGAGACCGGAGACCCCCTCTTCCGCACCCGCGCCACCGAGACGGTGGGCTGGCTGCGCCGGGAAATGACCACGGCCGAGGGTGCCTTTTCCGCCTCCCTGGATGCGGACAGCGAGGGTCATGAAGGCAAGTTCTATGTCTGGACGGCCGGCGAGATCCGGCAGGTGCTGGGCGCTGAGGACGCGGAGTATTTCGCCGGCTTCTATGACGTAACGCCCGGCGGCAATTGGGAAGGGACCACGATTCTCAACCGCACCCGCGTGGGCGATGTGGAGGCGGAGGACGAGGCGCGGCTCGCCCCCTTGCGGGAAAAGCTCCTCGCCGCGCGGGCGCATCGCGTGCGACCCGGTCTCGACGACAAGGTTCTGGCCGACTGGAACGGCCTCATGATCGCGGCGCTCGCCCGCGCCGGGGCGCTGCTGGGCGAGGCCGACTGGGTGGCCATGGCCGAGCGCGCCTTCGATGCGGTGTGCCGCCTCATGGGTCGGGCCAATGGCGGGCTGCGGCTCGGCCATTCCTGGCGGGAGGGCAAGCTGGTGGGCCCCGGCCTTGCCACCGACCTTGCCGCCATGGCGCGGGCGGGCATTGCGCTGCACGAGGCCACCGGCCGTCCGGAGCCGCTGGCCACCGCCACGGCCTTGATGGAGGCGCTGGAGGGGCACCATCTGGACAGCGCCACGGGCACCTATTTCCTCACCGCCGATGACGCCGAAGGGCTCATCCTGCGCCCCTCCTCCAGCCATGACGAGGCCATGCCCAACCATAATGGAGTGGCCGCCGATGCCCTGGTGCGGCTCGCGGCGCTGACCGGATCGGAGGATTTGCGGGAACGCGCCGACCGCATCCTCATCGCCCTGTCGGGTGCGGCGGCGGCCAATCCCCTGGCCCATGGCGCCCTGCTCAATGCGCTCGACACCCGCCTGCGGCTGATGGAAGTGGTGGCCGTGGGGGAGGCCCGGGATGATTTCGCCCACGCCGCCCTCGGCCAGTCCTTCCTCGACCGGGTGGTGATGCGCCTCGCGGACGGGGCGTCGGCGCCAGCCAACAGCCTCGCCCGCGCCCAGGCAGAGGCCGTGCCTGCCTCCGGAGCCGCCTTCGTGTGCGCGGAGGGGCGCTGTTCCCTCCCGGTCACCGATCCCGATGCCCTGCCCGCCGCCATGGCGGCCGCGCGGGTCAAAACCGCCCGTTCGGGCGCCCGCTGA
- a CDS encoding glycosyltransferase family 4 protein, with protein sequence MSDGPGTTIRRIIVDCSYISPDPTPTGIPRVVEKYVTHGRAVAAASGVEILAVEATPDGVFHVRKEAPSQAVPVRQDIPKGGKILLEVLRYVSRVLKEAAGLFAALVPAKPVKRQMQRVSAWCADLVPNTRKRFERQRELGEAVVPGPGDVLFCPGYWHEMDMDVYDRARTAGAEVVFLVHDILPVTLPTFYEYPWRWDFAKRLARSFDIVSHYYCISAYTLAEVSTFASWHRKSIEGSIAYNGFDPAPLRVGTRPARLEGLAAELLATQPWLMVGTLEPKKGHRDAVGTFEMLWDAGYERPLVVIGRRGWMSEEPVDVIRESRWYGRKLFWLDDIDDAGLAAFYDRSHALLFGSLAEGFGLPVLEAASHQMAVLARDTAVAREILGAEGFYFTDRVDLAAGIEAMEVPGRREAERARMAGLKWYRWATVVEGVTLDILRGRGRRAQGADLLVGAPQEAVGTAPVSGEGSPSVAMARAAATHI encoded by the coding sequence GTGAGTGACGGGCCCGGAACGACGATCCGGCGCATCATCGTCGATTGCTCGTACATCTCCCCCGATCCCACGCCCACCGGCATTCCCCGGGTGGTGGAGAAATATGTCACCCACGGACGGGCGGTGGCGGCGGCCTCCGGCGTGGAGATACTCGCCGTGGAGGCGACGCCCGACGGCGTCTTCCATGTGCGCAAGGAGGCGCCCAGCCAGGCCGTCCCGGTGCGCCAGGACATTCCCAAGGGCGGAAAGATCCTTCTCGAAGTGCTGCGCTATGTCTCGCGGGTGCTGAAGGAGGCGGCGGGCCTGTTCGCCGCCCTCGTGCCGGCAAAGCCTGTGAAGCGCCAGATGCAGCGTGTGTCCGCCTGGTGCGCGGACCTGGTGCCGAACACCCGCAAGAGATTTGAACGCCAGCGTGAGCTGGGCGAGGCGGTGGTGCCCGGCCCCGGAGACGTCCTGTTCTGCCCGGGCTATTGGCACGAAATGGACATGGACGTCTATGACCGGGCCCGCACCGCCGGCGCCGAGGTGGTGTTCCTGGTCCACGATATCCTGCCGGTGACGCTGCCCACCTTCTATGAATATCCCTGGCGCTGGGACTTCGCGAAGCGGCTTGCCCGGTCTTTCGACATCGTCAGCCACTATTATTGCATTTCCGCCTATACCCTCGCGGAAGTGAGCACGTTCGCGTCCTGGCACCGCAAGAGCATTGAGGGATCCATCGCCTATAACGGCTTTGATCCCGCGCCGCTGCGCGTGGGCACTCGCCCCGCGCGGCTGGAGGGCCTCGCCGCGGAGCTGCTGGCCACCCAGCCCTGGCTCATGGTGGGCACGCTGGAGCCCAAGAAGGGGCACCGGGACGCGGTGGGCACCTTCGAAATGCTGTGGGACGCGGGCTATGAACGTCCCCTCGTGGTCATCGGCCGGCGCGGCTGGATGAGCGAGGAGCCGGTGGACGTGATCCGCGAGTCCCGCTGGTATGGTCGCAAGCTGTTCTGGCTGGACGACATTGATGATGCCGGCCTCGCCGCCTTCTATGATCGCAGCCACGCTTTGCTGTTCGGCTCTCTGGCCGAGGGCTTTGGCCTTCCGGTGCTGGAGGCCGCCTCTCACCAGATGGCGGTGCTGGCGCGCGACACCGCCGTGGCGCGGGAGATCCTCGGCGCGGAGGGCTTCTACTTCACCGACCGCGTGGACCTTGCCGCCGGCATTGAGGCGATGGAGGTGCCCGGCCGCCGGGAGGCGGAGCGGGCGCGCATGGCGGGCCTGAAATGGTATCGCTGGGCAACGGTGGTGGAGGGGGTGACGCTGGATATCCTGCGGGGCCGTGGACGTCGGGCGCAGGGGGCGGACCTGCTCGTCGGCGCGCCGCAGGAAGCGGTGGGGACTGCCCCAGTCAGCGGCGAGGGGAGTCCCTCCGTTGCGATGGCACGGGCTGCGGCGACACACATCTAA
- the rho gene encoding transcription termination factor Rho codes for MREVKLQDLKSKTPVELLAFAEENQVENASTLRKQELMFAILKQLAASETEIIGEGVVEVLQDGFGFLRSPDANYLPGPDDIYVSPSQIRRFGLRTGDTVNGQIRSPKEGERYFALLKVNTINFEDPEKTRHKINFDNLTPLYPDERLKLEFEDSNKKDFSARIIDIVSPIGKGQRGLIVAPPRTGKTVLLQNIAKSITANHPECFLIVLLIDERPEEVTDMQRSVKGEVVSSTFDEPASRHVQVAEMVIEKAKRLVEHGRDVVILLDSITRLGRAYNTVVPSSGKVLTGGVDANALQRPKRFFGAARNIEEGGSLTIIATALIETGSRMDEVIFEEFKGTGNSEVILDRKVSDKRVFPAIDITRSGTRKEELLVPADVLKKMYVLRRILNPMGTVDAIEFLLDKLRQTKTNQDFFDSMNT; via the coding sequence ATGCGGGAAGTGAAACTCCAGGATCTCAAGTCCAAAACCCCTGTCGAGCTGCTGGCCTTCGCCGAGGAAAACCAGGTGGAGAACGCCAGCACCCTGCGCAAGCAGGAGCTCATGTTCGCCATCCTCAAGCAATTGGCCGCCAGCGAAACCGAGATCATCGGCGAAGGCGTGGTCGAGGTGCTCCAGGACGGCTTCGGCTTCCTGCGCTCGCCGGATGCCAATTATCTCCCCGGCCCGGACGACATCTATGTCTCCCCCTCGCAGATCCGCCGCTTCGGCCTGCGCACCGGCGACACGGTCAACGGACAGATCCGGTCCCCCAAGGAAGGTGAGCGCTATTTCGCCCTTCTGAAGGTGAACACGATCAATTTCGAGGACCCGGAAAAGACCCGGCACAAAATCAATTTCGACAATCTGACGCCGCTTTATCCCGATGAGCGCCTGAAGCTGGAATTCGAGGATTCCAACAAGAAGGACTTTTCGGCGCGGATCATCGACATCGTCTCGCCCATCGGCAAGGGTCAGCGCGGCCTCATCGTCGCCCCGCCCCGCACCGGCAAGACGGTGCTGCTGCAGAACATCGCCAAGTCCATCACCGCCAACCATCCCGAATGCTTCCTCATCGTGCTGCTCATCGACGAGCGCCCCGAGGAAGTCACCGACATGCAGCGCTCGGTGAAGGGCGAGGTGGTCTCCTCCACCTTCGACGAGCCCGCCTCCCGCCACGTGCAGGTGGCCGAGATGGTCATCGAGAAGGCCAAGCGCCTGGTGGAGCATGGCCGCGACGTGGTCATCCTCCTGGATTCCATCACCCGCCTGGGGCGCGCCTACAACACGGTGGTGCCCTCCTCCGGCAAGGTGCTGACCGGCGGCGTGGACGCCAATGCCCTCCAGCGGCCCAAGCGCTTCTTCGGCGCGGCCCGCAATATCGAGGAAGGCGGCTCGCTCACCATCATCGCCACCGCGCTCATCGAGACCGGCTCGCGCATGGACGAGGTGATCTTCGAAGAGTTCAAGGGCACCGGCAATTCCGAGGTGATCCTGGACCGCAAGGTCTCCGACAAGCGCGTCTTCCCGGCCATCGACATCACCCGCTCCGGGACCCGCAAGGAAGAGCTGCTGGTGCCGGCCGACGTGCTCAAGAAGATGTATGTGCTGCGGCGCATCCTCAATCCCATGGGCACCGTGGACGCCATCGAGTTCCTGCTCGACAAGCTGCGGCAGACGAAGACCAACCAGGACTTCTTCGATTCCATGAACACCTGA
- the hemJ gene encoding protoporphyrinogen oxidase HemJ, translated as MLYLSIKAFHIMAVISWMAAMFYLPRLMVYHCDAPVGSQQSETFKVMERRLLKAICNPAMIATWLAGLYLLWDGGWITDGWMHAKLTLVLILSGFHGMLARWVREFAKDERKHTPRFYRIANEVPTLLMIGIVLLVVLKPF; from the coding sequence ATGCTCTATCTGTCCATCAAGGCCTTTCACATCATGGCCGTCATCTCCTGGATGGCCGCCATGTTCTATCTGCCGCGCCTGATGGTCTATCATTGCGACGCGCCGGTGGGCTCGCAGCAGTCCGAGACGTTCAAGGTCATGGAACGGCGGCTGCTGAAGGCCATCTGCAACCCGGCCATGATCGCCACCTGGCTCGCCGGGCTCTATCTGCTGTGGGATGGCGGCTGGATCACCGATGGCTGGATGCATGCCAAGCTGACCTTGGTGCTCATTCTCTCCGGCTTTCACGGCATGCTGGCCCGCTGGGTGCGGGAATTCGCCAAGGACGAGAGGAAGCACACCCCGCGCTTCTACCGAATCGCCAATGAGGTGCCCACGCTGCTGATGATCGGCATTGTCCTGCTGGTGGTGCTGAAACCATTCTGA
- the hemE gene encoding uroporphyrinogen decarboxylase: MPESHAPASPVASPFLAVLDGEPRNPPPLWMMRQAGRYLPEYREVRAKAGDFLTLCYNPALAAEVTLQPIRRFAFDAAIIFSDILVVPHALGVPLRFAVGEGPRLEPVTDAAGISALAGRLDENRVGPVYEALSLVRASLPRETALIGFCGAPWTVATYMVAGQGTDDQGPARLLALRQPDLFQTLIDRLVEASIAHLSAQITAGADAVQVFDTWSGVLDPDSFQRWCVEPLARIVKGVRADHPGARIIAFPKGASLEGLEAMAALGVNAVGLDWTADRKAVRSRLVDKVAVQGNLDPLRMIAGGAALEDEILNIRKDFAGARHIFNLGHGIRPETPVAHVEKLVEKVRQSL; encoded by the coding sequence ATGCCTGAATCCCACGCGCCTGCGTCGCCGGTTGCCTCCCCCTTCCTGGCGGTGCTGGACGGGGAACCCCGCAATCCGCCGCCGCTCTGGATGATGCGCCAGGCGGGCCGCTACCTGCCTGAGTATCGCGAGGTGCGCGCCAAGGCCGGCGACTTCCTGACGCTCTGCTACAATCCGGCCCTCGCCGCCGAGGTGACGTTGCAGCCCATCCGCCGCTTCGCCTTCGACGCGGCCATCATCTTTTCCGACATATTGGTGGTGCCCCATGCCTTGGGCGTGCCGCTGCGGTTCGCGGTGGGCGAAGGCCCGCGTCTGGAGCCCGTCACCGACGCGGCGGGCATTTCCGCGCTCGCCGGCCGGCTTGATGAAAATCGCGTGGGACCGGTCTACGAGGCCCTTTCGCTGGTCCGGGCGAGCCTGCCCCGGGAAACGGCCCTGATTGGCTTCTGCGGGGCTCCCTGGACGGTGGCGACCTATATGGTGGCCGGGCAAGGCACTGACGACCAGGGGCCGGCGCGTCTGCTCGCCTTGCGCCAGCCGGACCTGTTCCAGACCCTCATCGATCGCTTGGTGGAAGCCTCCATCGCCCATCTGTCTGCCCAGATCACCGCCGGCGCGGACGCGGTGCAGGTGTTCGACACCTGGTCCGGCGTGCTGGATCCGGACTCCTTCCAGCGCTGGTGCGTCGAGCCGCTTGCCCGGATCGTGAAGGGCGTGCGGGCCGATCATCCGGGCGCGCGCATCATCGCCTTCCCCAAGGGGGCCTCGCTGGAGGGCCTGGAAGCCATGGCGGCTTTGGGCGTGAATGCGGTGGGCCTCGACTGGACCGCCGATCGCAAGGCGGTGCGGAGCCGCCTTGTGGATAAGGTCGCCGTCCAGGGCAATCTCGATCCCTTGCGCATGATTGCCGGAGGGGCCGCGCTGGAGGACGAGATCCTCAACATCCGCAAGGATTTTGCGGGCGCGCGACACATCTTCAACCTGGGCCACGGCATCCGGCCGGAGACCCCGGTCGCCCATGTGGAAAAGCTTGTGGAAAAAGTCCGCCAAAGCCTGTGA
- a CDS encoding pyruvate, water dikinase regulatory protein, producing MNASRAPNPNYFHLHLVSDSTGETLINVGRAACAQYANVLPIEHVYPLVRSMKQLERVLAEIESHPGIVLYTMVDKELRDRLKQECENLGVPYLSVLAPVVQLFQAYLGGEPQPRVGGQHALDATYFKRIDALNFTVMHDDGHMTDDLEQADVVLLGVSRTSKTPTSIYLANRGIKTANIPLVPKVPVPPNLEKLKKPLVVGLVATPERIVEIRQNRLLGLNATSASPSYVDREAVAEEIAFSRRLCGRNGWPIIDVSRRSIEETAATIIGLVSERRRRSIAET from the coding sequence GTGAATGCATCCAGGGCTCCCAATCCGAACTATTTCCACCTGCATCTGGTTTCCGACTCCACGGGCGAAACGCTCATCAATGTGGGCAGGGCCGCCTGCGCCCAATATGCGAACGTGCTGCCCATCGAGCACGTCTATCCCCTCGTGCGCTCCATGAAGCAGCTGGAGCGGGTGCTGGCGGAGATCGAGAGCCATCCGGGCATCGTGCTCTACACCATGGTGGACAAGGAGCTGCGCGACCGGCTGAAGCAGGAATGCGAAAACCTGGGCGTGCCTTATCTCTCCGTGCTCGCTCCGGTTGTTCAATTGTTCCAGGCCTATCTCGGCGGCGAGCCGCAGCCCCGCGTGGGTGGCCAGCACGCGCTGGATGCCACCTATTTCAAGCGCATCGACGCCTTGAACTTCACCGTCATGCACGATGACGGCCACATGACCGATGATCTGGAACAGGCGGATGTGGTGCTGCTGGGGGTCTCGCGCACCTCCAAGACGCCCACCTCCATTTATCTGGCCAATCGCGGCATTAAGACCGCCAATATCCCGCTGGTGCCGAAGGTTCCCGTTCCGCCCAACCTGGAAAAGCTGAAGAAGCCGCTGGTGGTGGGCCTGGTGGCGACACCCGAGCGGATCGTGGAAATCCGCCAGAACCGCCTGCTCGGCCTCAACGCCACCTCTGCCAGCCCTTCTTATGTGGATCGCGAGGCGGTGGCCGAGGAGATCGCCTTTTCCCGGCGCCTGTGCGGGCGCAATGGCTGGCCCATCATCGATGTGAGCCGCCGCTCCATCGAGGAAACGGCGGCCACCATTATCGGCCTCGTGAGCGAGCGCCGGCGCCGGAGCATTGCGGAGACATGA